From a region of the Rhodothermus profundi genome:
- a CDS encoding DinB family protein: protein MAGRQSQDAAALRAALIEQLAHLLREVEALQQVIDIVPEPLQTARPLPEEPSVRETYGMLVAADERVFLPAVQAFLTGQARELELPDDDALRTVENWNTYPLPAILKRLQQVRRELVALLQQAPSEAWDRTASCEEETWDLYQYAYFIIQHDTELLRALAYRLHAAYLPGKPRPVA, encoded by the coding sequence ATGGCTGGCAGGCAGTCGCAAGATGCAGCAGCCCTGCGGGCTGCGTTGATCGAGCAACTGGCACACCTGCTGCGAGAAGTCGAGGCGTTGCAGCAGGTTATTGATATAGTACCGGAGCCTTTGCAGACGGCGCGTCCGCTGCCGGAAGAGCCTTCAGTGCGGGAGACGTATGGCATGCTCGTAGCGGCTGACGAACGCGTATTTCTGCCCGCCGTGCAGGCTTTCCTGACCGGACAGGCCAGGGAGCTGGAGCTGCCAGACGATGACGCGCTGCGAACAGTTGAGAACTGGAACACCTATCCATTGCCTGCAATTCTGAAGCGACTACAGCAGGTGCGTCGGGAGCTGGTTGCCCTGTTGCAGCAAGCACCGTCCGAAGCATGGGATCGTACGGCGTCGTGTGAGGAGGAAACCTGGGATCTCTATCAGTACGCTTATTTTATCATACAGCACGACACGGAGCTGCTGCGGGCACTGGCGTATCGGTTACATGCGGCCTATCTGCCGGGTAAGCCCCGTCCTGTTGCGTGA